The following proteins come from a genomic window of Polaribacter dokdonensis:
- a CDS encoding helix-turn-helix domain-containing protein — translation MLNSVDFINRLKQLMDYHQFSASSFAEKVGVQRSSISHILSGRNKPSLDFILKINSVFEDLDLDWLLNGDGNYPKKKNLASAPILNKSSIHSSTKEIQRIVTFYTDGTFEEFIK, via the coding sequence ATGTTAAACAGTGTTGATTTTATAAATAGATTGAAACAATTGATGGATTATCATCAATTTTCAGCTTCTTCTTTTGCAGAAAAAGTGGGTGTACAAAGGTCCAGTATTTCGCATATTTTATCTGGTAGAAATAAACCTAGTTTAGATTTTATATTGAAAATCAACAGTGTGTTTGAAGATTTAGATTTAGATTGGTTGTTAAATGGTGATGGAAATTATCCTAAAAAGAAAAACCTAGCCTCTGCTCCTATTCTTAATAAATCTAGCATTCATAGTTCAACTAAAGAAATACAAAGAATAGTTACTTTTTATACTGATGGCACGTTCGAAGAGTTCATTAAATAA
- a CDS encoding prohibitin family protein, which yields MANNQMEFNFPKGGVFLVLIVIAVIILFSKSTVTIGPGEGGVIFETLGDGINTEKTYGEGFHIVAPWNRMIIRKVRQQSISDEMNVLSVNGLEVKVNGTIWYEPEFQNLGSLIKTKGEDYERELLDPAVNAAARSVVGRYTPEQLYSSKRDVIEQEILDEVRLVLEGQFLTVKRVLVEDVKLPTTIRTAIETKLKQEQESLEYEFRLAKAKKEAERQKIDAEGKAVANKILSASLTEKILQEKGIEATIELSKSSNSKVIVIGSGKDGLPIILGNQ from the coding sequence ATGGCAAATAATCAAATGGAATTTAACTTTCCTAAAGGTGGAGTTTTCTTAGTACTTATTGTAATTGCAGTAATTATCTTATTTTCAAAATCTACTGTTACAATTGGTCCAGGTGAAGGTGGTGTAATTTTCGAAACTTTAGGTGATGGTATAAATACAGAAAAAACATATGGAGAAGGTTTTCATATTGTTGCTCCTTGGAATAGAATGATTATCAGAAAAGTACGTCAGCAATCTATCTCTGATGAAATGAATGTATTATCTGTAAATGGATTAGAGGTTAAAGTAAATGGAACAATTTGGTACGAACCAGAATTCCAAAATTTAGGTTCTTTAATAAAAACAAAAGGTGAAGATTATGAACGTGAATTGCTAGATCCTGCAGTAAATGCAGCAGCAAGAAGTGTTGTAGGACGTTATACACCAGAACAATTATATTCAAGTAAGAGAGATGTTATTGAACAAGAAATCTTAGATGAAGTTAGATTAGTTTTAGAAGGGCAGTTTTTAACTGTAAAAAGAGTGTTAGTAGAAGATGTAAAACTACCAACTACTATTAGAACCGCTATTGAAACTAAATTAAAACAAGAGCAAGAATCTTTAGAATATGAGTTTAGATTAGCAAAAGCTAAGAAAGAAGCAGAAAGACAAAAAATTGATGCTGAAGGTAAGGCTGTTGCAAACAAAATTTTAAGTGCATCCTTAACTGAAAAGATTCTACAAGAAAAAGGGATAGAAGCTACAATAGAATTATCTAAATCTTCAAACAGTAAAGTAATTGTAATTGGTTCAGGAAAAGATGGTTTACCTATTATTTTAGGCAATCAATAA
- the fabG gene encoding 3-oxoacyl-[acyl-carrier-protein] reductase produces MKLLENKSAIITGATRGIGRGIAIEFAKQGANVAFTYSSSVDAANALEEELKALGVSAKGYQSNAANFDAAQELAKEVLAEFGSIDILVNNAGITKDNLLMRISEDDFDKVIEVNLKSVFNLTKAVIRPMMKQRAGSIINMSSVVGLKGNAGQTNYAASKAGIVGFSKSVALELGSRNVRSNVIAPGFIETEMTDKLDEATVQSWRDSIPLKRGGKPEDIANACVFLASDMSAYITGQTLSVDGGMLT; encoded by the coding sequence ATGAAATTACTAGAAAATAAATCAGCAATAATTACAGGAGCAACAAGAGGTATTGGACGTGGAATAGCCATTGAATTTGCAAAGCAAGGAGCAAATGTAGCTTTTACTTACAGTTCATCTGTTGATGCAGCAAATGCTTTAGAAGAAGAATTAAAAGCCCTTGGAGTATCAGCTAAAGGATATCAATCTAATGCAGCCAATTTTGATGCAGCTCAAGAATTAGCAAAAGAAGTTTTGGCTGAATTTGGATCAATAGATATTTTAGTAAATAATGCAGGGATTACTAAAGACAATTTATTAATGCGTATTTCTGAAGATGATTTTGATAAAGTAATAGAAGTAAACTTAAAATCAGTTTTTAATTTAACCAAAGCTGTAATAAGACCAATGATGAAACAAAGAGCAGGTTCTATTATTAACATGAGTTCTGTTGTTGGTTTAAAAGGTAATGCAGGTCAAACCAATTATGCAGCATCTAAAGCAGGTATTGTAGGTTTTTCTAAATCTGTGGCTCTAGAATTAGGTTCTAGAAACGTTAGAAGTAATGTTATTGCTCCAGGCTTTATAGAAACTGAAATGACAGATAAATTAGATGAAGCTACTGTTCAAAGCTGGAGAGATTCAATTCCTTTAAAAAGAGGTGGTAAACCAGAAGACATTGCTAATGCTTGCGTATTTTTAGCTTCTGATATGAGTGCTTACATTACAGGACAAACGCTTTCTGTTGATGGAGGAATGTTAACATAA
- the sucD gene encoding succinate--CoA ligase subunit alpha, giving the protein MSVLVNKNSKIIVQGFTGSEGTFHAGQMIDYGTNVVGGVTPGKGGQEHLGKPVFNTVVEAVEKAGADTSIIFVPPAFAADAIMESADAGIKVIICITEGIPTADMVKVKAYIADKDTRLVGPNCPGVITPDEAKVGIMPGFIFKKGKVGIVSKSGTLTYEAADQVVKQGYGITTAIGIGGDPIIGTTTKEAVEMLMNDDETEAIVMIGEIGGNLEAEAAQWIKADGNRKPVVGFIAGQTAPAGRTMGHAGAIVGGADDTAQAKMKILEENGVHVVSSPAKIGEMVANVLK; this is encoded by the coding sequence ATGAGTGTTTTAGTAAATAAAAATTCAAAAATTATTGTACAAGGTTTTACAGGTAGTGAAGGTACTTTTCACGCTGGCCAAATGATTGATTATGGTACCAATGTTGTTGGTGGTGTTACTCCAGGTAAAGGAGGTCAAGAACATTTAGGAAAGCCAGTTTTTAATACAGTAGTAGAAGCTGTAGAAAAGGCAGGTGCTGATACTTCAATAATTTTTGTACCACCAGCTTTTGCAGCTGATGCTATTATGGAATCTGCAGATGCAGGTATAAAAGTTATCATTTGTATTACTGAAGGTATACCAACAGCAGACATGGTTAAAGTAAAAGCATATATAGCAGATAAAGATACTAGATTAGTTGGACCTAACTGTCCAGGAGTTATTACTCCAGATGAAGCTAAAGTTGGTATTATGCCAGGTTTTATCTTTAAAAAAGGTAAAGTAGGTATTGTTTCTAAATCTGGTACTTTAACGTATGAAGCTGCAGATCAAGTTGTAAAGCAAGGTTATGGAATTACTACAGCAATTGGTATTGGTGGAGATCCTATTATTGGAACAACTACTAAAGAAGCTGTAGAAATGTTAATGAATGATGATGAAACTGAAGCAATTGTAATGATTGGTGAAATTGGTGGTAATTTAGAAGCTGAAGCTGCACAATGGATTAAGGCTGATGGTAATAGAAAACCAGTAGTTGGTTTTATTGCTGGGCAAACTGCACCTGCAGGTAGAACAATGGGTCATGCAGGAGCTATTGTTGGTGGAGCAGATGATACTGCACAAGCTAAAATGAAAATATTAGAAGAAAATGGTGTTCACGTTGTAAGTTCTCCTGCTAAAATTGGAGAAATGGTGGCTAACGTTTTAAAATAA
- a CDS encoding UDP-3-O-(3-hydroxymyristoyl)glucosamine N-acyltransferase, whose amino-acid sequence MKFKKPQTLLKIATLLNVDYIGDANFQVLGINEIHVVEAGDIVFVDHPKYYDKALNSAATIILINKKVDCPEGKALLISDDPFRDFNKITNHFNPFIASTASISDSATLGKNTIIQPNVFIGNNVTIGNNCIIHPNVTIYDNAVIGNNCTIHANTVLGADAFYYKNRPTGFDKLISGGRVILEDHVDLGASCTIDKGVTGDTTIKEGTKIDNQVHVGHDTVIGKKCLIASQTGIAGCVVIEDEVTIWGQVGTNSGITIGKGAVILGQTGVTKSVPGGKSYFGTPIEESREKLKQLAGLKRLLKEK is encoded by the coding sequence ATGAAATTTAAAAAACCGCAAACGTTACTAAAAATTGCAACACTATTAAATGTAGATTACATTGGTGATGCTAATTTTCAGGTTTTAGGAATCAACGAAATTCATGTTGTAGAAGCAGGTGATATAGTTTTCGTAGATCATCCAAAATATTATGACAAAGCTTTAAATTCAGCTGCAACTATCATCTTAATTAATAAGAAAGTAGATTGTCCTGAAGGTAAAGCTTTATTAATTTCTGATGACCCATTTAGAGATTTTAATAAAATCACCAATCATTTTAATCCTTTTATAGCATCTACTGCAAGTATTTCAGACTCTGCAACATTAGGTAAGAATACAATTATACAACCAAACGTTTTTATTGGTAATAATGTAACTATTGGTAATAACTGTATAATTCATCCTAATGTAACTATTTATGATAATGCTGTTATTGGTAATAATTGTACAATTCACGCCAATACTGTATTAGGAGCAGACGCTTTTTATTATAAAAATAGACCTACAGGTTTCGATAAATTAATTTCTGGTGGTAGAGTAATTTTAGAAGATCATGTAGATTTAGGAGCTTCTTGTACTATAGATAAAGGTGTTACTGGAGATACAACTATTAAAGAAGGAACTAAAATTGATAATCAAGTGCATGTTGGTCATGACACAGTTATTGGTAAAAAATGTTTAATTGCTTCTCAAACAGGTATTGCTGGTTGTGTGGTAATAGAAGATGAAGTAACAATTTGGGGTCAAGTAGGCACAAATAGCGGAATTACAATTGGAAAAGGTGCTGTTATATTAGGTCAAACAGGAGTGACTAAGTCAGTTCCAGGAGGAAAATCTTATTTTGGAACACCAATAGAAGAATCAAGAGAAAAATTAAAACAATTAGCAGGCTTAAAAAGATTGCTAAAAGAAAAATAA
- the efp gene encoding elongation factor P translates to MATTSDIRNGLCIRYNNDIYKIIEFLHVKPGKGPAFVRTKLKSVTNGKVVDNTFPAGRKIDDVRVETHKFQYLYNDGDTYHFMNEQDYSQIQLQKSALDTPELMKEGEIVTIIINSEDDMPLSVEMPLSVILEVTHTEPGVKGNTATNATKPATVETGASVNVPLFINEGDKIKVETTKGTYQERIKE, encoded by the coding sequence ATGGCAACAACATCAGATATTAGAAACGGATTATGTATTAGATACAACAATGATATTTATAAAATCATTGAATTTTTACATGTAAAACCAGGTAAAGGTCCTGCATTTGTTAGAACCAAATTAAAAAGTGTTACCAATGGTAAAGTAGTTGATAATACTTTTCCTGCAGGTAGAAAAATTGATGATGTAAGAGTAGAAACACATAAGTTTCAATATTTATATAATGATGGTGATACTTACCATTTTATGAATGAGCAAGATTACTCTCAAATTCAATTGCAAAAGAGTGCTTTAGATACTCCAGAGTTAATGAAAGAAGGTGAAATTGTAACCATTATCATAAACTCAGAAGATGATATGCCACTTTCTGTAGAGATGCCTTTAAGTGTTATTTTAGAAGTTACTCATACAGAACCAGGTGTAAAAGGTAATACTGCTACAAATGCTACAAAACCTGCAACAGTAGAAACAGGTGCTTCAGTAAATGTACCTTTATTTATTAATGAAGGTGATAAAATTAAAGTAGAAACTACAAAAGGAACCTACCAAGAACGTATTAAGGAGTAA
- the lpxA gene encoding acyl-ACP--UDP-N-acetylglucosamine O-acyltransferase: MNQPLAYVHPQAKIARNVVIEPFTTIHNNVVIGSGTWIGSNVTIMEGARIGKNCRIFPGSVISAIPQDLKFDDEESTVEIGDNVTIRECVTINRGTKDRMRTTIGDNCLIMAYCHIAHDCFVGENCIFSNNTTLAGHVTIGNNVVLAGMVAVHQFASVGNHAFVTGGSLVRKDVPPYVKAAREPLSYVGINSVGLRRRGFSTEKIREIQDVFRILFQKNYNYTQAIDIIEAEMEATPERDEIIQFIKDSHRGIMKGYYKAN; encoded by the coding sequence ATGAATCAACCATTAGCTTACGTTCATCCCCAAGCAAAAATTGCCAGAAATGTGGTAATAGAACCCTTTACAACTATACATAACAATGTTGTTATTGGTTCAGGAACTTGGATAGGTTCTAACGTAACAATTATGGAAGGAGCAAGAATTGGTAAAAATTGTAGAATTTTTCCTGGTTCAGTAATCTCTGCAATTCCACAAGATTTAAAGTTTGATGATGAAGAAAGTACTGTAGAAATTGGTGATAATGTTACTATTAGAGAATGTGTTACCATCAACAGAGGTACTAAAGACAGAATGAGAACTACAATTGGAGATAATTGTTTAATTATGGCTTATTGTCATATTGCACACGATTGTTTTGTTGGCGAAAACTGTATATTTTCTAATAATACAACTTTAGCAGGCCATGTTACAATTGGTAATAATGTAGTTTTAGCAGGTATGGTTGCAGTACATCAATTTGCTTCTGTAGGAAATCATGCATTTGTGACTGGTGGATCTTTGGTAAGAAAAGATGTTCCTCCATATGTAAAAGCAGCAAGAGAACCATTATCTTATGTAGGAATTAATTCAGTTGGTTTACGTAGAAGAGGATTTAGTACAGAAAAGATTAGAGAAATTCAAGATGTATTTAGAATTCTATTTCAAAAGAACTACAACTATACTCAAGCAATAGATATTATTGAGGCAGAAATGGAAGCAACTCCAGAACGTGATGAAATAATACAATTTATAAAAGATTCTCATAGGGGAATCATGAAAGGATATTACAAAGCAAATTAA
- a CDS encoding bifunctional UDP-3-O-[3-hydroxymyristoyl] N-acetylglucosamine deacetylase/3-hydroxyacyl-ACP dehydratase — MSKKQKTIQKEVTLSGVGLHTGNTVSMTLKPAPVNHGFAFSRVDLEGAPTIEAKAEYVVTTQRGTNLEKNGVQIQTSEHVLAAAVGLDIDNLLIEIDASEPPIMDGSSKFFVEALEKAGIEEQDAEIEEYVVKEIISYKDEVTGSEIILMPADEYQVTTMVDFGTKILGTQNATLDDISEFKEEIADARTFSFLHEIEMLLENDLIKGGDLNNAIVYVDKELSENTMQKLKKAFKKDDIAVKPNGILDNLTLHWANEAARHKLLDVIGDLALVGTRIRGKVIANKPGHLVNTQFAKKLAKLIKAEKRNNVPAYDLNQPPLMDIHQIMDILPHRPPFLLVDRILELSDKHVVGMKNVTMNENFFVGHFPGAPVMPGVLQVEAMAQCGGILVLSTVPDPENYLTYFMKMDNVKFKQKVLPGDTLIFKAELITPIRRGICHMQAYAYANGKLVAEAELMAQIAKKK, encoded by the coding sequence ATGAGTAAGAAGCAAAAAACAATACAAAAAGAAGTTACGTTATCAGGTGTAGGATTGCACACAGGTAACACAGTTTCAATGACCCTAAAACCAGCCCCAGTTAATCATGGTTTTGCTTTTAGTAGAGTTGATTTAGAAGGAGCCCCAACAATTGAGGCTAAAGCAGAGTATGTAGTTACCACACAAAGAGGAACTAATTTAGAGAAGAACGGAGTTCAGATACAAACCTCAGAACACGTTTTAGCAGCTGCAGTTGGTTTAGATATAGATAATTTATTGATAGAAATAGATGCTTCAGAACCACCAATTATGGATGGGTCTTCTAAGTTTTTTGTAGAAGCTTTAGAAAAAGCTGGTATAGAAGAGCAAGATGCAGAAATTGAAGAATATGTTGTAAAAGAAATTATTTCTTATAAAGATGAAGTAACAGGTAGTGAAATCATCTTAATGCCAGCAGATGAATATCAAGTAACAACTATGGTAGATTTTGGTACTAAAATTTTAGGCACACAAAATGCAACTTTAGATGATATTTCTGAATTCAAAGAAGAAATTGCAGATGCAAGAACATTCAGTTTTCTTCATGAAATTGAAATGTTATTAGAAAATGATTTAATTAAAGGAGGAGATTTAAATAATGCTATTGTATACGTAGATAAGGAATTATCAGAAAATACAATGCAAAAATTAAAGAAAGCATTTAAGAAAGATGATATTGCTGTAAAACCAAATGGAATTTTAGATAATCTAACTTTACATTGGGCGAATGAAGCTGCACGTCATAAATTATTAGATGTTATTGGAGATTTAGCTTTAGTTGGTACAAGAATTAGAGGTAAAGTAATTGCTAACAAACCAGGCCATTTAGTAAATACTCAATTTGCTAAGAAATTGGCTAAGCTTATTAAAGCAGAAAAAAGAAATAATGTTCCTGCTTACGATTTGAATCAGCCTCCATTGATGGATATTCATCAAATAATGGACATTCTACCTCATAGACCTCCATTTTTATTAGTAGATCGAATTTTAGAGCTTTCTGACAAACATGTTGTGGGAATGAAAAATGTAACAATGAACGAAAATTTCTTTGTAGGACATTTTCCTGGAGCACCTGTAATGCCTGGAGTTTTACAAGTTGAAGCAATGGCTCAATGTGGAGGAATATTAGTATTAAGTACAGTTCCAGATCCAGAAAACTACTTAACATATTTCATGAAAATGGATAATGTTAAGTTTAAACAAAAAGTTTTACCTGGAGACACGTTAATATTTAAAGCTGAACTAATTACACCTATAAGAAGAGGAATTTGTCATATGCAAGCATACGCTTATGCTAATGGTAAATTAGTAGCAGAAGCAGAATTAATGGCTCAAATAGCCAAGAAAAAATAA
- the lpxD gene encoding UDP-3-O-(3-hydroxymyristoyl)glucosamine N-acyltransferase codes for MKFTAQQIADILEGEVEGNPNEEVSKLSKIEEGENGSLTFLSNPKYNPYLYTTNASIAIVDKTFVLEKEISTTLIKVDNAYKSFSKLLEFYNEVKNNKQGREAPHFISDSAKIGDNEYIGAFSYIGENVVIGNNVKIYPNSYIGDNTTIGDDCVIFSGVKIYSETQIGNQCKIHSGCTIGSDGFGFAPNEKGEFKAIPQIGNVIIEDHVDIGSGSTIDRATLGSTIIRQGVKLDNQIQIAHNVEVGKNTVIAAQTGVAGSTKIGENCMIGGQVGIVGHLTIGNGVKIQAQSGITKNLKNNDVVQGTPAFGYTDFNKSYVYFRNLPKIAASVTNIEKELNTQKQK; via the coding sequence ATGAAATTTACAGCACAACAAATAGCAGATATTTTAGAAGGCGAAGTTGAGGGTAACCCAAATGAAGAAGTTTCTAAATTATCTAAAATAGAAGAAGGAGAAAATGGTTCGTTAACCTTTTTATCCAATCCAAAATATAATCCATATTTATATACTACAAATGCTTCTATAGCTATAGTTGATAAAACTTTTGTACTTGAAAAAGAGATTAGTACTACTTTAATAAAGGTAGATAATGCTTATAAATCTTTTTCAAAATTACTAGAATTTTATAACGAAGTAAAAAACAACAAACAAGGTAGAGAAGCGCCTCATTTTATTTCTGATTCAGCTAAAATTGGCGATAATGAATATATAGGTGCATTCTCTTACATAGGCGAAAATGTTGTTATTGGTAATAATGTTAAAATATACCCTAACTCTTATATAGGGGATAACACCACAATTGGAGATGATTGTGTCATTTTTTCTGGTGTAAAAATTTACTCAGAAACTCAAATTGGTAATCAATGTAAAATTCATTCAGGCTGTACAATTGGTTCAGATGGATTTGGTTTTGCTCCAAATGAAAAAGGTGAATTTAAAGCAATACCACAAATTGGTAATGTTATTATAGAAGATCATGTAGATATAGGTTCTGGTTCTACAATTGATAGAGCAACTTTAGGCTCTACTATTATAAGACAAGGTGTAAAATTAGACAATCAAATTCAGATTGCTCATAATGTAGAGGTAGGTAAAAATACAGTAATTGCTGCTCAAACAGGAGTTGCAGGTTCTACAAAAATTGGAGAAAATTGTATGATTGGTGGTCAAGTAGGTATTGTTGGTCATTTAACAATTGGAAATGGAGTTAAAATACAGGCACAATCTGGAATCACAAAAAACTTAAAAAATAACGATGTTGTGCAAGGTACACCAGCTTTCGGTTATACAGACTTTAATAAAAGTTATGTATACTTTAGAAACTTACCTAAAATTGCAGCATCAGTAACTAACATAGAAAAAGAATTAAATACTCAAAAGCAGAAGTAA
- a CDS encoding HD domain-containing protein has product MKKKKPNKLKILNDPIYGFIQIPNSLIFDIIEHPYFQRLRRIAQMGFSSLVYPGANHTRFHHAIGCMHLMQKAVRVLRFKQIDISKEEENALCIAILLHDIGHGAFSHALEHSIVNGISHEEISLKFMRALNDEFNGELSLAIEIFEGKYPRKFLCQLISSQLDIDRLDYLRRDSFYTGVTEGNISSDRLITMMNVKNDELVIEQKGIYSVEKFLIARRLMYWQVYLHKTGLVAENILVNILKRAKELSEKGEDLYASSALSYFLKNQISSNNFSDTTLQMFSKLDDFDILSAIKEWTNHSDKVLSQLSQIMVDRKLLKIEIQKNPFTEEKLNKIKSKFSKKLDISESDIKYFVFTREIRNQAYQSEKPIYILSKKGKLKDIAKASDQLNLQALTKPVIKHFICYPK; this is encoded by the coding sequence TTGAAGAAAAAAAAACCAAATAAACTTAAAATTTTAAACGATCCTATTTACGGATTTATACAAATTCCAAATTCTTTAATTTTTGACATAATAGAACATCCTTATTTTCAGAGGTTAAGAAGAATTGCACAAATGGGTTTTTCTAGTTTGGTTTATCCAGGTGCAAATCATACACGCTTTCATCACGCAATTGGTTGTATGCATTTAATGCAGAAAGCAGTTAGAGTTTTACGATTTAAGCAAATTGATATCTCTAAAGAAGAAGAAAATGCATTGTGCATTGCTATTCTTTTGCATGATATTGGTCATGGAGCTTTTTCTCATGCATTAGAACACAGTATTGTAAATGGTATTTCTCACGAAGAAATATCACTTAAATTTATGAGAGCTTTAAATGATGAGTTTAATGGTGAACTGAGTTTGGCTATCGAAATTTTTGAAGGTAAATATCCTCGTAAATTTTTATGTCAACTTATTTCCAGTCAGTTAGATATTGACAGATTAGATTATTTAAGAAGAGATAGTTTTTATACAGGAGTTACAGAAGGTAATATTTCATCAGACAGATTAATAACTATGATGAATGTTAAGAATGATGAATTGGTTATAGAGCAAAAAGGAATTTATTCTGTAGAGAAATTTTTAATTGCTAGAAGACTTATGTATTGGCAAGTATACTTGCATAAAACAGGTTTAGTTGCAGAAAATATTTTGGTGAATATTTTAAAGAGAGCTAAAGAATTATCTGAAAAAGGAGAGGATCTTTATGCAAGTTCTGCTTTGTCTTATTTTTTAAAAAATCAGATTTCATCAAACAATTTTTCTGATACCACTTTACAAATGTTTTCAAAATTAGATGACTTTGATATTCTTTCTGCCATAAAAGAATGGACAAATCATTCAGATAAAGTGCTTTCTCAGTTGTCTCAAATAATGGTAGATAGAAAATTACTGAAAATAGAAATTCAGAAAAATCCATTTACCGAAGAAAAACTAAACAAAATAAAAAGTAAATTTTCAAAAAAATTAGATATTTCAGAATCAGACATTAAATACTTTGTTTTTACAAGAGAAATTAGAAATCAAGCTTATCAATCAGAAAAGCCAATTTATATTTTAAGTAAAAAAGGAAAACTGAAAGATATTGCTAAAGCATCAGACCAATTAAACCTTCAAGCACTTACAAAACCAGTTATAAAACACTTCATTTGCTATCCAAAGTAA
- a CDS encoding response regulator, protein MSNIQILWVDDEIELLKPHILFLERKNYQVTTCTNGADAIDLVEEQNYDIVFLDENMPGLTGLDTLSQIKQKQSNLPVVMITKSEEEYIMEEAIGSKIADYLIKPVNPSQILLSLKKNLDNSRLVSEKTTSSYQQEFRKIAMDLSMVNSYKDWIELYKKLVHWELELENISDTGMLGILESQKQEANNQFFKFIKRNYEDFLTAHDKPTFSHTLFKDYVVPELSKDQGVLWVVIDNLRYDQYRILEPLINNHYKKDEEYSYFSILPTATQYARNAIFSGLMPSEMEKKFPNYWKNDTDEGGMNLYENDFLTAQIKRLSLNITHEYYKITTLKSGKELADNYNGTKQNDLTTVVYNFVDMLSHSKTEMEVIKELAGDDKAYRSLTLSWFKNSPLFEIIQKAQNLGQKLIITTDHGTINCKHPTKVIGDKNISSNLRYKTGRSLTYEDKDVYAVRNPKDIFLPTVAMNSPFIFAKEDFFFAYPNKFNHFVKYYKNTYQHGGISLEEVIIPCAVYSPK, encoded by the coding sequence ATGAGCAACATACAAATATTATGGGTTGATGATGAAATAGAACTATTAAAGCCTCATATTCTATTTTTAGAACGTAAAAATTACCAAGTTACTACTTGTACAAATGGTGCAGATGCTATAGATTTAGTAGAAGAACAAAACTATGATATTGTTTTTTTAGACGAAAACATGCCTGGTTTAACTGGTTTAGATACACTATCTCAAATAAAGCAAAAGCAATCTAATTTGCCTGTGGTTATGATTACCAAAAGTGAAGAGGAATATATAATGGAGGAAGCAATTGGATCTAAAATTGCAGACTATTTAATTAAACCTGTAAATCCAAGTCAGATTCTATTAAGTTTAAAAAAGAACTTAGATAATTCTAGATTAGTATCAGAAAAAACAACCTCTAGCTATCAACAAGAATTTAGAAAAATAGCTATGGATTTATCTATGGTAAATTCTTACAAAGATTGGATTGAGCTTTATAAAAAACTAGTTCATTGGGAGTTAGAGCTTGAGAATATTAGTGATACTGGAATGCTAGGCATTTTAGAAAGCCAGAAGCAAGAAGCCAATAATCAGTTTTTTAAATTTATAAAAAGAAACTACGAAGACTTTTTAACAGCCCATGATAAACCTACTTTTTCACATACCTTATTTAAAGATTATGTAGTACCTGAATTAAGTAAAGATCAAGGTGTTTTATGGGTAGTAATTGATAATTTAAGGTATGATCAATACAGAATTTTAGAACCCTTAATTAATAACCATTATAAGAAAGATGAGGAGTATTCCTACTTTTCAATTTTACCTACTGCAACTCAATATGCTAGAAATGCAATTTTTTCTGGTTTAATGCCTTCTGAAATGGAAAAAAAGTTTCCTAATTACTGGAAAAATGATACAGATGAAGGTGGAATGAATCTTTATGAAAATGATTTTTTAACAGCTCAAATTAAAAGATTAAGCTTAAACATTACTCATGAATATTACAAAATTACCACATTAAAAAGCGGTAAAGAGTTGGCTGATAATTACAATGGAACCAAGCAGAATGACTTAACTACAGTAGTTTACAACTTTGTTGATATGCTTTCGCATTCTAAAACAGAAATGGAAGTTATTAAAGAATTGGCAGGAGATGATAAAGCTTACAGAAGTTTAACTTTAAGTTGGTTTAAAAATTCGCCATTGTTTGAAATTATTCAGAAAGCTCAAAATTTAGGTCAGAAATTAATAATTACCACAGATCATGGAACTATAAATTGCAAGCACCCAACTAAAGTTATTGGAGATAAAAACATAAGCTCTAACTTAAGATACAAAACTGGTAGAAGCTTAACATATGAGGATAAAGATGTCTATGCAGTACGTAATCCTAAAGATATTTTTTTACCTACTGTAGCTATGAACAGTCCATTTATATTTGCGAAGGAAGATTTCTTTTTCGCTTATCCTAATAAATTTAACCACTTTGTAAAATATTATAAAAACACCTATCAACATGGAGGTATTTCTTTAGAAGAAGTCATAATTCCATGTGCAGTCTATTCACCTAAATAG